Genomic window (Streptomyces cadmiisoli):
TCGTTTACCCTCTGCTCCACAAGGCTCCGCCCGACGCGGCGGACGGCGGCGGGCAACCCGCGCTCGACACGCTGCTCGGACGCACACGGACGGCGGTCCTGCTCGCGTCCGCGCACGGCGCGACCTCGACCGAGGCCGCCAGAGCGGCGGGGGTGTCGCCGACCACCGCCAGCTTCCACACCCGCGCCCTGCGCGACGCGGGGCTCATCGCGAGCGAGCGCGTGGCCGCCCACGTGCTGCACACGCTCACCCCGCTGGGGGCGGCGCTGCTGCGCGAGGCGGGACGGGGCCCCCGGCCTGATCCGGTCGCCACTGCGCTCGCCCCCGCGGACGCCGGCGGCGGCACCGCTCGGATGGCGCCCCACCCCTAAGGGCTACCGCCGCGCCCCTCGACCCGCGCCGGGGCGTCTGCCACGTCACCGGATCGACAACGCCCACAGCTTCGAGGATGCGGGCGCAGCGGTGGTCGATGAGCAATCCGCGCTGGTCCACGGCCTGGTCGGAGGTGCTCCGGCCCTCCTCACCCGCGCCGCGCTGCCCGATCGCCAGGGCAGGATCCAGGCCGACATCGACACGACCCGTCGATGACTAATTGCGCAACTAAAGGACATACCAGTAGATTTCTTGCCGCAGCTTCGAGATGTCACTGGCAGACGGGGCAAAGGATGAGGGCGAACGACCGAGTCGCGGTGACAACCGGGATCGCACCACTGCGTTCCTCGCCCGGACTCGCCGGACCCGCCCGGCCCGGCCGAACCACCCCGGTGACCAACCGCACCGGAGCTCTGCCAGACCTGTGCCCGTCCGCACTCGCGCTGCTCGACGCTGTGGGGGTCCGTTCCTTCGCGGCGTGCCGTCGACGCGGACGACGATCCGCTGGGGATGCCGACCGGCCGCCGACTCGGCGTCGGCGTGCCGCCATACCCCTGAAGCCTGCTGTCGCACCACGTGACCTGCTGCTGTTCCCCTGACGGAAGCGGCTGCTGAGGCAGACCGACCGCCGCCACGGACACCCTGGGCCGAGCCCCGAGGCTCCCCGCCGAGCAGCCGGGAGCGGACCGCCGCAACGCCCGCGCGCCCTCATGAACCCGAGCCTGGTCGCCGTGGCGCAGCGCGTCCCACACCAGTTCGCGGCAGCTCCGCAGGTCAGGCTCGACACCGTCCCTGACCGGTGCATGGAAGGACAACCCCGCCGATGACCGATCGCACAACGACATCACGGACCGACATCCGTGGCTTTCGCGCCGGCGACGGACCGCAGGTGGTGGAGGTGTGGCGGCGCAGTGCGCCGGCCGACTCCGTCTCCGCGGACCGCTTCCGCTCCCTGGTGCTGCTCGACACCAACTTCGATCCGGAGGGTCTTCGGGTCGCCGTCGACGGAGACCGTGTCGTCGGCGCGGCCTACGCGGTGCGCCGTCTGACGCCGATGACCGGCACCGACCTGGAGCCCGAGCAGGGCTGGATCCCGTTCTTCTTCGTGGACCCGGACGCCCGCGGGCGCGGCCTCGGCCGCCGACTGCTGGCCGATGCCCTCGCCTGGCTGCACGGCCACGGCCGCACCCAGGTGGACTTCTCCTCGTACACCCCGAACTACGTCCTGCCCGGCCTGGACGCCGAGACCTACCCGGAAGCGGCCCGGCTCCTGGAATCCCTGGGTTTTCGCACGCTGTACGAGGCGGAGGCGATGGACCGCGGTCTGGTGGGCTATCGCTTCCCGGAGGAGGTCGCACGCCGCGTGGAGGAACTGACGGCGCGGGGCTACCGGTTCGGCACCCCGTCCGACGACGACCTGGTGGATCTGTTCGCCCTCGCCGGGAGCCACTTCGGTCCGGACTGGGCGTGCACCATCCGGGCGTGTCTGGCCGCGGGCACACCGCTCGACCGGATCGTCGTGGTCCGGGACCCGGCGGGCCGCATGATCGGCTGGGCGATGCACGGCGCGTTCGACGCGGTGGACGAGCGGTTCGGCCCGATCGGCGTACTGGAGGAGATGCGCGGCACCGGACTCGGCGAGGTCCTCCTGCACCTGGTCCTGGAGAGGATGCGGGCCCGCCGGGCGCACTCCGCGTGGTTCCTGTGGACCGGCGCGCAGTCCCCGGCAGGCCACATGTACCGCAAGACCGGCTTCACCACGACCCGCGTCTTCCGCGTGATGCGCCGGACGGCCGCTCGATGACGCCGGCCCGCCGCACCAGCGGACTGAGCCGGCGTCACTTCGCGCTTGCGCTTCCCTCGGCACTGCTCGCTTCCGGGTGCGCCTCGCACCAGGGCACCGGGCGGCCCGGGGACCCGATCGTCCTCACTCTGCTCTCCCACTACGCGAGCGGAGTGCTCAAGGAGGCCCTGCAAGGCCCGGTCGACGAGTGGAACGCCGACCACGACCGGGTCAAAGTGCAGACCAAGGCCGTGGAGTTCACGGACCTGCTGACCACGTTCATGGTGCGACAGGCCGCGGGCCAGGGCGCCGACATCCTCCACCCGTACTGCCTGTGGAACGGCCAACTGGTCCAGGCCGGCGTCCTGCGGCCCGCTCCGCGCGAGCACGCCGAGGAGATCACACGCGGCTACAGCAAGGCCTCGGTCGACGCCGCCTCGGTGGGCGGCCAGGTCTACGGCTACCCGACCGAGGTGCAGACGTACGCCCTCTACTACAACAAGCGGCTGCTGCGCGAAGCCGGCATCGGCGGCCCGCCACGCACCTGGCGGGAGCTGGAGGAGACCGCCTACCGCACCGCCAAACGTGACCGGTACGGCAACACCCTGGTCCAGGGGTTCGGGCTGTCGACCGCTGACGACTCCACCACCGTCGGCCAGACACTCGCCCTGCTCAACGCCGCCGGCGGCAGGTTCGTCGCCGAGAACGGCAGGAGCACCGCCATCGACTCGCCGGCCGGACGGGCTGTGTTCGATCTGGAGCACCGCCTCGTCGTCAGAGGTGCGAGCGCTCCCGGTGTCAATGTCTACAAGGCGTTCCGGTCCGGACAGGTGGCCATGGTGGTCAGCGCCGGCTGGTGGACCGGGAGCCTGAAGGCCCTGATGGGCAAGGACTACCGCGACGTCGGTGTCGCCCCGCTGCCCCTCCCGGAGGCGGACGGCGAACGCGCGACGCTGTCCACGGGTTTCATGCTGGGAGTCAACACGGCGAGCAAGCACCCACGCGCGGCCTGGGAGTTCCTGCGCTGGCTCAACACCGAGAAAGTGAAGGTCAAGAGCGCCGGGGAGGGTGGGAAAGCGACCCGGATGAGCTCTCTGCAGGTGTCGGTCGGCTCCCTGACCGGCCGCGCCGACGACATGCGCGGGCTCCTGGGCACGCACAGTGATGCGAACCTGCGCCCCTTCCTGGACGCGCTCGCGTATTCGGTGCCGGAACCGAATGTGCCCGGCGCGCAGCAGGCCAAATCGCTGCTGCGCAAGAACATCGAGGCGCTGTGGACCGGTCAGCAGTCGGTCGACCAGGCATTGCGCACCACCCGCCGTCAGGTCGATCGAGAGGTGTCGCGCTCATGGTGAACACACTGACGCCGGCGACGACCGAGCGGGCGGCGCCCAGCACGCGCTCTGCCGGGCCCGTCGTCGACGGCCGCGCCCGGGTCCGGCGCCGCCAAGCCGTCGTCGCCTATCTCTTCCTCGCGCCGACGCTGCTGTTCTTCGCCGTCTTCCTGATCCTGCCGCTCGGTTTCGCGCTGCTGCTGTCGATGTCCCGCTGGGCCGGGTTCGACCTCGGTGGCATCCAACCGGTCGGAACGGACAACTTCGCGAGCCTCTTCGCGGACGGCTCGACGTTCCTGGCGCCGATCCTCACCAATACGCTGCTGTTCGCCCTGGGCACCGTGGTCCTCGCGCTCGCCGGCTCCGTGGTTGTCGCCACCTGCATCGACAACCTGCGGTTCCAGGGTCTGTGGCGCACCCTGTACTTCCTGCCGATCGTGACGACCGTGGTCGCCGTCGGCAATGTGTGGAAGTTCATGTACGAGCCGGGCGGCCTCGTCAACGGTGTGCTCAACACCCTCGGGCTCGGCTCGGTGGCCTTTCTCCAGGACCCGGACACCGCGCTGCCCTCGGTCGTGGTCGTCCACGCCTGGGGCTCGGTCGGCTCGGCCGTCCTCGTACTGACCGCCGGGCTGAAGTCCATCCCCGAGTCGTACTACGAGGCGGCAGCACTCGACGGCGCCGGGCCGGTCGCGGTCTTCTGGAAGATCACGCTGCCGTTGCTGCGGCCGTCCCTGCTGCTGGTGTGCATCACCCAGTTCATCAGCGGCCTGCAGTCGTTCGCGCTGATCACCGTGATGACCAAGGGCGGGCCGGGTGACGCGACCAACGTGGCGGCCCTGGAGATGTACCGGCAGGCCTTCCTGTACGGCCAATGGGGCCCGGCGAGCGCCGCCGCCTTCGTACTCTTCGTGGTGGTCCTCGTGGTCACGCTGGCGCAGTTGTGGATCTTCCGGCGCAAGGAGGAGGACGTATGATCCGCCGCCGTTTCCCGTGGGTGTCGTATCTGGTGGTCGTGACCGGCGCCGTGCTCACCGTGGTGCCGTTCCTCGACATGGTGATGACATCGTTCAAGGGGGCCGGTGAGGCCGGCACGCTGCCGTACCGGTTCCTGCCCGACGCGTTCGACCTGTCGAACTACCGGGCGGCGATCGACCAGCTCGATCTGCCTGTGCTCTTCCGCAACAGCGTCATCGCGACCGCCGTGATCACCGCGTCGGTGCTGGTCACGTCGTCACTCGCCGGCTACGCACTCGCCAAACTCCGGTTCCCCGGGCGGGACTTCATTTTCCGGCTCGTGCTGTCGACGATGATGTTCCCCCCGTTCCTCTTCTTCATCCCGCACTTCCTGATCCTGGTGCACTGGCCTCTTGCGGGCGGCAACGACCTGTTCGGGCGCGGAGGCGCGGGCCTGACCGTCAGCATCGCGGCGCTCGCCATGCCGTTTCTCGTCAACGGCTTCGGCATCTTCCTGATGCGCCAGTTCATGGTCTCGATCCCGGACGAGGTCCTGGAGGCCGCGCGCATCGACGGTGCCGGCGAGTTCGGCGTGTGGTGGCGGATCGTCCTGCCGCAGACCAGGCCGGTCGTGCTGACACTCGGTCTGCTGACCTTCGTCCACGCGTGGAACGAGTACATCTGGGCGCTGCTCATCTCGACCGCCAACCCGGATGTGATGACCCTGCCCGTCGGCATCCAGTTCCTGCAGGACTTCGTGGACCCGACCCGCACGATGCCGATCGTCATGGCCGGTCTCGTCCTGAGCATCCTGCCGGTCCTGATCCTCTTCCTGCTGCTGCAGAAGTACTACATCCGCGGCGTGATGCTCAGCGGCCTCAAGTAGGGAGCGTCGGCACGCACTCCCCGAGGTGCGGATCGGCGGCGCATCGTGTCGTCACGCACGGGCCCACCGGCACGGAAGCTCGTCGCTCCCTGGCGTGCCGGTGGGCGGCGTCGTCAGCTGGACGGGACGGTGACGGCCCGGGCGTTCCATCCGGAGACCCGTACGCGCGGGGCGCGGTCCGAATCGACCGTCCGGTACGAGGCCACCAGAGTTGCCGATTCGCCCGGCCACAGGCTGATCTGATTGTCGCTCCACTGGACGGGGAGCTTCGGGGTCTTCCCGTCCGCGGAGACCAGGTCCACGTCGGTGAGCAGCACGGGCGCGTTCGTGGTGCCCGGGTGGCGGAGGGTCACGGTCGTCGTCGATGTGCCGGCCCTGGTTGCCGCCGTCGCAGCCGTCACGTCCAGGGTGACCTGCGGCATCGCGTTCAGGCCCGTCAGGTCGGCGTAGGAGGTGGTGGGGGTGTAGTACCAGTCCGTCTTGGCGTGGTCGAGGACGTCGTTGCGGGTGGAGAGCCAGTAGACGTTGCGGCTCACCTCCCGGCCCGTGGTGTCGGTGAGCAACAGCCGGGCCAGGTACGTCTTTGCCAGACCGGGGACCGTGGCCGGGACGGCCAGCGAGGTGGTGGTCACGCCGCGGGCCTCGACGTCGACACCGGTCACCGTGCGGTCGTACTTCTTGGTCCCGTCGGTGTTGAACAGCGTGACCTGCGCCTTCAACCCCGACGCGGCGGTGGCGCGGTTGTTGACGATGCTCACCGTGCGGTTGTCGTAGCCGTACTGGATGTGGAGGGGTTCGTTGGCCTTCTTCGCTCCGAAGTAGGACCCGTTCTGGTCGAGATAGCGGTCGATCAGCTGCCAGTGGAGGGAGGTCCAGCCACTGTTGAGCATCCAGTAGATGACACCGGTCGCGGGGGCGGTGGTGTCCTTGGCATTGCGGGAGTACGCCTCGAACTGCGCCCGGACGGTCTCGTACTGCGCGAGCTGAGCCTTGCGCACGTAGTCGCCGAGGTCGGTCGGTCGTCCGTAGCGGCCGGCGAGCGCGGCGTTGTACAGCTTGAGTGTCGAGAACGTGGCCGAGGGAGAGCGGTGGTACTGGGGAGCGGAGGGTTGCTTCCAGAGGGTCTCCAGCTCGGCCGGGGTCATCATCCGGCGCAGCGTGTCGAGGGTGGGGATGTTCGGGCCGGCGCTGGTCTCGGAGTTGAAGCCGGTGGCTCCTCCCTCGCGCTTGTCGTACCAGTAGCCGGGAGGCACCCAGTCGTAGGGGCCGGTCATCCGCATCCCGGAGCGGCCGATGACGGGTGTCGACTTCCCGGAGGCGGAGGGGATCACGGGCACCTTCCAGTCGGCTGCCCGCAGCGCTTGGAGGTATCCCGACTCGATCTTGGCATTGGGCGCCGCGTCGCTGCCGATCAGGAACGAGATCACGCTGGGGTGGTGGCGCAGCCGCGCCGCCTCGGCGGCCATCGACGCCCGGGCGACCACGTGGTCGGCGGCGTCCCACTTCTCCCCGGACTCGGCGGGGTTGACCTCACCTTCCCACTTGTTGCAGCACTCCCAGCCGGCAATCGTGAGAATCCCGTACCGGTCGGCGAGGTCGAAGAACTCGTCGGGCTCGAGGTGGCCCTCCAGACGCAGCGTGTTCAGGCCCAGGTCGCGGACGTACTGCATGCGGTGCTCGGCGTAGGCGGGGTCCCAGCGCAGGAACTCGTCGGGTGACCAGCCCGCGCCCTTGATCAGCAGCGGGCGGCCGTTGATCCGGTACTGGCGCGCGCCGTCGGTGTTGATCGGTGCTTCCACGTCGCGGATACCGAAGGTGGAGTGTGCGGTGTCGGAGGTGGCTCCGTCGACCGTCACGGCCAGATCGAGGTCGTACAGGGGCTGCTCGCCCATCCCGGCGGGCCACCATACGCGTGGTGAAGGCACATGGAGTCCGGGGTGGTCGGCCGGGGAGTAGACCACGGTCCGGCTCTCCCCCGGCTTCAGCGTCACCTGCCGGCTGAGCGCCGCGGGCCCGGCTGTGCCGGACAGGCGCGCCGTGACGGTGTCGGACGAGTCGTTGCGCAGGAGGGCCTTGACGGTCAGGTTGGCGGAGGCCAGCGACGGCACGGCCAGGTCGGTCACGACGTGGGCGTCACGGAGAACCACCGGGCCGCTGCGGCGCACGAGGACATCGCGGACGATGCCCATGTTCCGGTCCGGTGGCGGCTGCAGCCAGTCGAGCCAGCCCACGGTGAGGTGCTTGCGCGGATCATTGGGCTGGATCCGGAACGCCACCGTGTTGGTGCCCGGCCTGACCAGAGCGGTGATGTCCAGTTCGTGCCGGGTGTAGGTCCCGGCGACCGTGCTCGCGGTGGAGACCTGACGGCCGTTGACGAAGACATCAGCGGCCGAGGTCACCCCGCTGAAGTCGAGATACGTACGAGCTCCCCCTCCGTCGACCGAGAAGTCGGACCGGTACCACCACGGAACCGCGAAGTCGGCGGCAGGGATCAGCTTCTGATTGGTCGAGTGGAACGGGTCGGGGTATTTGCCGGCCGCCAGCAGAGCGGCGAGGACGGTGGAGCGAGGGCCGGCCTGGTACCAGCCCTTCGTCGGATAGCCGGGGCTGGACACCTTGGCCGCCGGGTCCGTCACCTCGGCGGTCGACTGGATCATGTACCCGGCCAGAGCCTGGCCGGAGTCATGGCCGTCGCTCACCGCGGCGGCGGCCGGCGTACCGATCGCCGCCCCGCCGGTGAAGCCGACCGGGGTCAGGGCGGGGCCCACGAAGACGAGCAGGCCGAGGAGGGCGAGGACGGCGGACCGGCCGGGTACCCGAGCCCGGCGGTGCGACGGACCACCGGCCTGGATGGACGAGATCAGGTAACCAGGGCGGCACGGTGACACCCGGCTCAGCTGTCGAGGCATATAGTCAGCATGCTGCCGAATCCTTGGCATCCGACGCCTCACATGCCGCGCGTCGCCCGATCGCAGCAACCGGGCAGCGCGGGGAGGAGTGTTCCGCGCAGGCCCGCGAAGACCGCGCGTGCGCGTGCGCGTGCGACGGCGTCGCAGCAGGATGCGGTCGCTGTCCCCCGGAACGAGACATCGGCTCTCGGCGACAGCGGTGCCGTCTGCATCGGCCGTCCGGTCGTGGCCGCCGGCCGGCCACCGCGAGTTCGCTGACGATCACGCTCTACTGCGCAGCCGCCGCCTGAATCTCCCAGGCGTCCGCGGCGTCATGAGCCGACACGGTCAACAACGCACCCGGATGAGCGTGCGTGGGGGCCGGGGTTGCGCAATCTTGGTCCCATCGAGGCACCTTTTATGCTGCTTGTCCTAGATTAGGGAATTCGATGGCCGTAGAGGCGGAGCCGACCACGTTGGTGCCGGTCGAAGGGCGGCGCGGCCCGGGTCGCGTGATCGTCTCGTGGGTGACCACGACGGACCACAAGAGGATCGGGCATCTGTACCTGATCACATCTTTCGGGTTCTTCCTGGTCGGCGGTGTGCTGGCGCTCGCACTCAGGGCCGAGCTGGCCCGCCCGGGCCTGCAGATCCTCTCGAACGAGCAGTACAACCAGGCGTTCACCATCCACGGCACGATCATGCTGCTGCTGTTCGCCACCCCGACGTTCGCCGGATTCGCCAACGCGGTCATGCCGCTGCAGATCGGTTCCCCGGACGTGGCGTTCCCCCGGCTGAACATGCTGTCCTACTGGCTGTTCCTCTTCGGAGGCCTGATCGCGTTCGGCGGCTTCATCACACCTGAGGGTGCCGCCGATTTCGGCTGGACGGCCTACACGCCGCTCAGCGGCCCCACGCGCGCGCCCCAGCTGGGCGGTGACCTGTGGATCATGGGACTGGCCCTGGCCGGATTCGGCACCATTCTCGGCT
Coding sequences:
- a CDS encoding ABC transporter substrate-binding protein, which translates into the protein MTPARRTSGLSRRHFALALPSALLASGCASHQGTGRPGDPIVLTLLSHYASGVLKEALQGPVDEWNADHDRVKVQTKAVEFTDLLTTFMVRQAAGQGADILHPYCLWNGQLVQAGVLRPAPREHAEEITRGYSKASVDAASVGGQVYGYPTEVQTYALYYNKRLLREAGIGGPPRTWRELEETAYRTAKRDRYGNTLVQGFGLSTADDSTTVGQTLALLNAAGGRFVAENGRSTAIDSPAGRAVFDLEHRLVVRGASAPGVNVYKAFRSGQVAMVVSAGWWTGSLKALMGKDYRDVGVAPLPLPEADGERATLSTGFMLGVNTASKHPRAAWEFLRWLNTEKVKVKSAGEGGKATRMSSLQVSVGSLTGRADDMRGLLGTHSDANLRPFLDALAYSVPEPNVPGAQQAKSLLRKNIEALWTGQQSVDQALRTTRRQVDREVSRSW
- a CDS encoding carbohydrate ABC transporter permease, whose protein sequence is MIRRRFPWVSYLVVVTGAVLTVVPFLDMVMTSFKGAGEAGTLPYRFLPDAFDLSNYRAAIDQLDLPVLFRNSVIATAVITASVLVTSSLAGYALAKLRFPGRDFIFRLVLSTMMFPPFLFFIPHFLILVHWPLAGGNDLFGRGGAGLTVSIAALAMPFLVNGFGIFLMRQFMVSIPDEVLEAARIDGAGEFGVWWRIVLPQTRPVVLTLGLLTFVHAWNEYIWALLISTANPDVMTLPVGIQFLQDFVDPTRTMPIVMAGLVLSILPVLILFLLLQKYYIRGVMLSGLK
- a CDS encoding carbohydrate ABC transporter permease, with protein sequence MVNTLTPATTERAAPSTRSAGPVVDGRARVRRRQAVVAYLFLAPTLLFFAVFLILPLGFALLLSMSRWAGFDLGGIQPVGTDNFASLFADGSTFLAPILTNTLLFALGTVVLALAGSVVVATCIDNLRFQGLWRTLYFLPIVTTVVAVGNVWKFMYEPGGLVNGVLNTLGLGSVAFLQDPDTALPSVVVVHAWGSVGSAVLVLTAGLKSIPESYYEAAALDGAGPVAVFWKITLPLLRPSLLLVCITQFISGLQSFALITVMTKGGPGDATNVAALEMYRQAFLYGQWGPASAAAFVLFVVVLVVTLAQLWIFRRKEEDV
- a CDS encoding GNAT family N-acetyltransferase; its protein translation is MTDRTTTSRTDIRGFRAGDGPQVVEVWRRSAPADSVSADRFRSLVLLDTNFDPEGLRVAVDGDRVVGAAYAVRRLTPMTGTDLEPEQGWIPFFFVDPDARGRGLGRRLLADALAWLHGHGRTQVDFSSYTPNYVLPGLDAETYPEAARLLESLGFRTLYEAEAMDRGLVGYRFPEEVARRVEELTARGYRFGTPSDDDLVDLFALAGSHFGPDWACTIRACLAAGTPLDRIVVVRDPAGRMIGWAMHGAFDAVDERFGPIGVLEEMRGTGLGEVLLHLVLERMRARRAHSAWFLWTGAQSPAGHMYRKTGFTTTRVFRVMRRTAAR
- a CDS encoding glycoside hydrolase family 2 protein, with protein sequence MPRQLSRVSPCRPGYLISSIQAGGPSHRRARVPGRSAVLALLGLLVFVGPALTPVGFTGGAAIGTPAAAAVSDGHDSGQALAGYMIQSTAEVTDPAAKVSSPGYPTKGWYQAGPRSTVLAALLAAGKYPDPFHSTNQKLIPAADFAVPWWYRSDFSVDGGGARTYLDFSGVTSAADVFVNGRQVSTASTVAGTYTRHELDITALVRPGTNTVAFRIQPNDPRKHLTVGWLDWLQPPPDRNMGIVRDVLVRRSGPVVLRDAHVVTDLAVPSLASANLTVKALLRNDSSDTVTARLSGTAGPAALSRQVTLKPGESRTVVYSPADHPGLHVPSPRVWWPAGMGEQPLYDLDLAVTVDGATSDTAHSTFGIRDVEAPINTDGARQYRINGRPLLIKGAGWSPDEFLRWDPAYAEHRMQYVRDLGLNTLRLEGHLEPDEFFDLADRYGILTIAGWECCNKWEGEVNPAESGEKWDAADHVVARASMAAEAARLRHHPSVISFLIGSDAAPNAKIESGYLQALRAADWKVPVIPSASGKSTPVIGRSGMRMTGPYDWVPPGYWYDKREGGATGFNSETSAGPNIPTLDTLRRMMTPAELETLWKQPSAPQYHRSPSATFSTLKLYNAALAGRYGRPTDLGDYVRKAQLAQYETVRAQFEAYSRNAKDTTAPATGVIYWMLNSGWTSLHWQLIDRYLDQNGSYFGAKKANEPLHIQYGYDNRTVSIVNNRATAASGLKAQVTLFNTDGTKKYDRTVTGVDVEARGVTTTSLAVPATVPGLAKTYLARLLLTDTTGREVSRNVYWLSTRNDVLDHAKTDWYYTPTTSYADLTGLNAMPQVTLDVTAATAATRAGTSTTTVTLRHPGTTNAPVLLTDVDLVSADGKTPKLPVQWSDNQISLWPGESATLVASYRTVDSDRAPRVRVSGWNARAVTVPSS